Proteins from one Lacrimispora sphenoides genomic window:
- a CDS encoding EFR1 family ferrodoxin (N-terminal region resembles flavodoxins. C-terminal ferrodoxin region binds two 4Fe-4S clusters.) codes for MIFYFSGTGNSLWVAKKLAELQDERILSIAELMKEKRGSFSFTLKQDEMLGFVFPIYAWAPPKIVLEFINDFVITNSNDYYTFAVCTCGDHAGQAMNVLSSHLQKQKIKLNSGFSVFMPNNYIIHYDLDSKELENKKLEQAKQRVDDISNLLTKRTEDIFDCYSGSFPWFRTQIFNPYFNKFCLGTKKFHVKNNCISCGLCERICPTKNIQLKNNIPTWGKNCTKCMACIHRCPVQAIQYGDKTEKRGQYFNPNI; via the coding sequence ATGATATTTTATTTTTCAGGTACAGGGAATAGCTTATGGGTGGCGAAAAAGCTGGCTGAACTTCAAGACGAGCGAATATTATCCATTGCAGAGCTTATGAAAGAAAAACGTGGATCGTTCTCATTCACTCTAAAGCAGGATGAGATGCTTGGATTTGTATTTCCAATCTATGCCTGGGCACCACCTAAAATAGTTTTGGAGTTTATAAATGATTTTGTAATCACTAATAGTAATGATTACTATACTTTTGCAGTCTGTACTTGCGGTGATCATGCAGGGCAAGCCATGAACGTTTTGTCATCACACCTACAAAAACAAAAAATCAAACTGAACAGTGGATTTTCTGTTTTCATGCCCAATAATTATATTATTCATTATGATTTAGATTCAAAAGAGTTGGAAAATAAAAAGCTGGAGCAGGCTAAACAAAGGGTCGACGATATAAGCAATCTTTTAACAAAAAGAACAGAGGATATATTTGACTGCTATAGTGGAAGCTTTCCTTGGTTTAGAACGCAGATATTCAATCCGTATTTCAATAAATTTTGCTTAGGAACGAAGAAATTTCATGTTAAAAATAATTGCATTTCCTGCGGCTTGTGTGAACGGATATGTCCGACTAAAAACATTCAACTAAAAAATAACATTCCCACATGGGGAAAAAATTGCACGAAATGTATGGCGTGTATACATCGCTGTCCTGTCCAAGCCATTCAATATGGAGATAAAACAGAAAAAAGAGGACAGTATTTTAATCCTAATATTTAA
- a CDS encoding winged helix-turn-helix transcriptional regulator has protein sequence MNISEWYDGSCDMVNAFNFICGKWRLPILWYLSQGNLRYNELKRQLCDITNIMLTRSLQDLESHGMIWRKQHSEIPPHVEYGLTDQGKKIIPVLKALEDWGEMQVKFEKNVD, from the coding sequence ATGAATATAAGTGAATGGTACGATGGCTCATGCGACATGGTTAATGCTTTTAATTTTATATGCGGAAAATGGAGGCTCCCCATCTTGTGGTATTTGTCTCAAGGAAATCTTCGATATAATGAGCTAAAGAGACAGCTTTGTGATATTACAAATATTATGCTCACCCGTTCTTTGCAGGATTTAGAAAGTCATGGAATGATTTGGAGAAAACAACACTCCGAGATCCCTCCACACGTAGAATATGGATTAACTGACCAAGGGAAAAAAATTATTCCTGTTTTAAAAGCTTTAGAGGATTGGGGAGAAATGCAAGTAAAATTTGAAAAAAATGTTGACTAA
- a CDS encoding 6-phosphofructokinase yields the protein MKKNAIVGQSGGPTAVINASLYGIIKEGMAQAEIGRVYGMLNGIEGFMSGNYMDLTGDLTEEELELLKLTPAAYLGSCRYKLPDDLSSPFYPALFEKFRAMDIGYFFYIGGNDSMDTVSKLSRYAAHHGSSIRFIGIPKTIDNDLILTDHTPGYGSAAKYVADTVREIVLDSSVYQQKSVTIIELMGRHAGWLTAASALARKFDGDNPLLIYLPETDFEFERFASDVKAALNNHNSVIICISEGLSDSQGKFICEYADEVRLDTFGHKMLTGSGKMLENFVRERFGVKVRSIELNVNQRCSGMLASATDIEESVQAGSEGVKAALKGITGRMVAFHRTGNSPYSIECITVDVNEVCNQEKLFPVQWICGNGTDISPEFLEYAIPLIQGEPQRKMESGRPVYLYRR from the coding sequence ATGAAGAAAAATGCAATCGTAGGACAATCCGGCGGACCCACCGCTGTGATTAACGCAAGCCTTTATGGCATCATCAAAGAAGGAATGGCCCAGGCCGAAATCGGAAGGGTCTACGGAATGCTCAATGGCATAGAAGGCTTCATGTCCGGCAATTATATGGATTTAACAGGTGACCTGACTGAAGAAGAGCTGGAGCTTTTAAAATTAACACCAGCTGCTTATTTAGGTTCCTGCCGCTATAAACTTCCTGATGATCTGTCTTCTCCCTTTTATCCGGCTCTTTTTGAGAAATTCCGAGCTATGGATATCGGATATTTCTTCTATATTGGCGGTAATGATTCCATGGATACGGTAAGTAAGCTTTCCCGCTACGCCGCCCATCATGGAAGCTCTATCCGTTTCATTGGAATTCCCAAAACCATTGACAACGACTTGATTTTAACGGATCATACTCCCGGCTACGGCAGTGCTGCCAAATATGTGGCTGATACCGTCCGCGAAATCGTTCTGGACTCTTCTGTTTACCAGCAAAAGTCCGTCACCATCATAGAACTTATGGGCCGTCATGCAGGCTGGCTTACTGCTGCCAGTGCGTTGGCCAGAAAATTTGATGGCGATAATCCCTTGCTTATCTATCTTCCTGAAACGGATTTTGAATTTGAACGGTTCGCATCGGATGTAAAAGCGGCCCTTAACAATCACAATTCCGTTATTATCTGCATCTCAGAAGGGCTCTCTGATTCCCAGGGCAAATTTATCTGCGAATACGCAGATGAAGTCCGTTTGGACACCTTTGGTCATAAAATGCTGACCGGAAGCGGTAAAATGCTGGAGAATTTTGTACGTGAACGTTTTGGTGTAAAGGTCCGTTCCATTGAACTGAATGTTAACCAGCGCTGCAGCGGCATGCTTGCTTCTGCAACTGACATAGAAGAATCCGTGCAGGCGGGCTCAGAAGGAGTAAAGGCCGCGTTAAAAGGTATTACCGGAAGAATGGTTGCCTTTCACCGCACAGGAAATTCCCCTTATTCCATAGAATGCATCACCGTTGATGTCAACGAAGTATGCAATCAGGAAAAGCTGTTCCCCGTACAGTGGATCTGCGGCAATGGCACAGATATCTCCCCAGAATTTCTGGAATATGCCATACCGCTGATCCAGGGTGAGCCTCAAAGAAAGATGGAAAGCGGCAGACCCGTGTACCTGTACCGGAGATAA
- a CDS encoding FAD-dependent oxidoreductase: protein MKQNLTYDVVIIGGGPAGTVAAIASARSGARTLLVEQNGYLGGMLTMAGTGPQMTFHAGSTQVVQGIAEEIVARMVKEGFSPGHMEDFVGYASSVTPFDAEGMKLILETMVKEAGADLLYHTVYTGCEWEDRKIRKVRLYAKQGFFDVSASVFIDASADADLATHAGIGSVYGREEDHLAQPMTMNVKVCNVDRDKMMEYIKKNSDDMLETIPFERLQLIPRSGMQGAYSVISKAKEKGEFPIDRDMVLCFETNNHGEYILNMSRIIKKSALDSFDLTEAEIEGRKQAHAIVAFMRNYIPGFENAVIVTTGPHIGVRESRKINGAYRLTASDLLQNKMFEDAIAMGGYPIDIHSPDGGTMEHHYLKKGSWYSIPYRCLYTNELDNLLVAGRCISATHEACAAVRVTPILMAISEGAGTAAAIAAKQGIGVAAIDVAQLQNLLKDHGAFLEPYE from the coding sequence ATGAAACAGAACTTAACCTATGATGTGGTCATTATTGGAGGAGGGCCTGCCGGTACCGTAGCTGCAATCGCCAGTGCCAGATCCGGAGCCAGGACTCTCTTGGTAGAGCAGAATGGATATCTGGGCGGTATGCTTACTATGGCCGGAACGGGTCCCCAGATGACATTCCATGCAGGAAGTACGCAAGTCGTGCAGGGAATTGCTGAGGAAATTGTGGCTCGTATGGTAAAAGAAGGCTTTTCTCCAGGCCATATGGAGGATTTTGTGGGGTATGCCAGTTCCGTAACCCCGTTTGATGCAGAAGGTATGAAACTGATTCTTGAGACCATGGTGAAGGAGGCCGGGGCTGATCTGCTCTATCATACCGTCTATACAGGCTGTGAATGGGAGGACCGAAAGATCCGCAAGGTACGTCTGTATGCAAAACAGGGCTTCTTTGACGTATCCGCCTCCGTTTTCATTGATGCATCGGCAGACGCAGACCTGGCCACCCATGCGGGAATCGGAAGTGTTTACGGCAGGGAGGAGGATCATCTGGCTCAGCCCATGACAATGAATGTCAAGGTATGCAATGTGGATCGGGATAAGATGATGGAATACATAAAGAAGAACTCTGATGATATGCTTGAAACCATTCCATTCGAACGTCTGCAGCTGATTCCCAGAAGCGGCATGCAGGGGGCGTATTCTGTTATCAGTAAGGCAAAGGAAAAAGGGGAATTCCCGATTGACAGAGATATGGTGCTTTGCTTTGAAACCAACAATCACGGAGAATACATCCTTAACATGTCCCGGATCATTAAAAAAAGCGCTCTGGATTCATTTGATTTAACAGAAGCGGAGATAGAAGGCAGAAAACAGGCACATGCCATAGTTGCTTTTATGAGAAATTACATTCCTGGATTTGAAAATGCTGTTATCGTAACCACAGGACCGCATATCGGGGTCCGGGAAAGCCGCAAGATAAACGGTGCTTATCGGTTAACTGCATCCGATTTATTACAGAACAAAATGTTTGAAGATGCCATTGCCATGGGCGGATATCCCATCGACATCCATTCCCCTGATGGAGGAACAATGGAACATCATTATTTAAAGAAAGGCAGCTGGTACTCCATTCCATACCGTTGTTTGTATACAAATGAACTGGATAACCTTCTGGTCGCCGGGCGATGCATTAGTGCGACTCATGAAGCCTGTGCAGCGGTCCGCGTAACGCCCATACTGATGGCAATCAGTGAAGGGGCCGGTACTGCGGCAGCGATAGCGGCAAAACAGGGAATTGGTGTTGCCGCTATCGACGTAGCACAGCTTCAGAATCTTTTAAAGGATCATGGCGCTTTTCTTGAGCCGTATGAATGA
- a CDS encoding hydantoinase/oxoprolinase family protein, whose protein sequence is MKVRIGIDVGGTFTDAAAIDNETFELIGVVKTPTTHNSRQGVAEGIVQALQRIMEDCHINPDDVVFIAHGTTQATNALLEGDVAPVGIVTLGSGLQGAKSRSDTNISNIELAAGKFLESQNEYVDTSDKDSLGSRIVDAIRSLRERGTSSIVAAEAFSVDDPYHENLALEKCKEMNIPGTATNEISKLYGLKIRTRTAVVNASIMPKMLEAATMTETSIIEAGIKNPLMVMRCDGGVMTVDEVRNRPIMTILSGPAAGVAGALMYEKLTDGLFFEVGGTSTDISCVKDGKVMIQYAEVGGHKTYLSSLDVRTVGIGGGSMVQIKDGKAVNMGPRSAHIAGLDYEVYTDADLIKNPRLMTVSPVPSDPEYAVIECDNGVRVTLTMAGAANIAGYVRPEDYSYGNVEAARKAWKPLADQMGCTVEEAAEKAMAFAAAKNAKVAEQLIKDYKMRPDQTVFVGGGGGAASVVPHLAKTMKHKYRIAGNASVISTIGVALAMVRDMVERTVSSPSQEDILSIRREVEQKAIQSGAAPGTIEVHVEVDTQKNLLRAIAVGATEMRSKVLGNTKLTVDELLKICAENMDGNPGELSITAQNGVMYAVQSQRLEKKFLGLLKKKTTPLRLIDEEGVIRLQKSNAQVSEVKIADWETKIEWYLEEMTVFNDGGANLPNIYLVSGKRVIDLSGLQSKAQICALGNAELTGFGNDEKILIIATGRTEG, encoded by the coding sequence ATGAAAGTACGCATCGGGATTGATGTGGGCGGCACCTTTACGGATGCCGCTGCCATTGATAATGAAACTTTTGAATTAATAGGAGTGGTGAAAACTCCTACTACCCACAATTCCAGGCAGGGGGTGGCAGAAGGAATTGTTCAGGCGCTGCAGCGCATTATGGAGGATTGTCATATTAATCCGGATGACGTTGTTTTTATCGCTCACGGTACGACTCAGGCTACCAATGCACTTCTGGAAGGAGATGTGGCTCCGGTTGGAATTGTAACGCTGGGAAGCGGTTTGCAAGGGGCAAAAAGCAGGTCGGATACCAATATCAGCAATATAGAACTGGCAGCCGGTAAATTTTTGGAAAGTCAGAACGAATACGTGGACACTTCGGATAAGGACAGTCTGGGAAGCAGGATCGTGGACGCCATCCGCTCCTTAAGAGAACGAGGTACTTCCAGCATTGTGGCTGCAGAGGCTTTCAGTGTTGATGATCCGTATCATGAGAATCTGGCTCTGGAAAAATGCAAGGAGATGAATATCCCGGGTACGGCTACTAATGAAATATCAAAATTATACGGCCTGAAAATAAGAACCAGGACGGCCGTGGTAAATGCCAGCATTATGCCTAAGATGCTTGAGGCTGCAACCATGACCGAAACGAGCATCATAGAAGCTGGAATCAAAAACCCTCTGATGGTAATGCGCTGTGATGGCGGCGTTATGACAGTAGACGAGGTAAGAAACCGGCCGATTATGACAATACTCTCGGGACCGGCAGCCGGTGTTGCCGGCGCTCTGATGTATGAAAAGCTGACGGATGGTCTATTTTTTGAAGTCGGCGGTACTTCTACGGATATATCCTGCGTAAAGGATGGCAAGGTTATGATCCAATATGCAGAAGTGGGAGGACATAAAACCTATTTAAGCAGTCTTGATGTCAGAACCGTGGGCATTGGCGGGGGAAGCATGGTACAGATAAAGGATGGCAAGGCCGTTAACATGGGGCCGCGAAGTGCTCATATTGCCGGTCTGGATTATGAAGTTTATACTGATGCCGACCTTATTAAAAATCCAAGGCTTATGACGGTCAGCCCCGTACCTTCTGATCCGGAATATGCGGTTATTGAATGTGACAATGGAGTACGGGTGACCCTCACCATGGCGGGAGCTGCTAATATAGCTGGTTACGTAAGGCCGGAAGATTATTCCTATGGGAATGTGGAAGCAGCAAGGAAAGCCTGGAAGCCGTTGGCAGATCAAATGGGCTGTACCGTGGAAGAAGCGGCAGAAAAGGCCATGGCATTCGCAGCAGCCAAAAATGCAAAGGTTGCAGAACAGCTTATTAAGGACTATAAAATGCGTCCGGACCAGACCGTGTTTGTGGGAGGCGGAGGCGGAGCAGCCAGCGTGGTTCCCCATCTTGCAAAGACAATGAAGCATAAATACCGGATCGCAGGCAATGCATCGGTGATTTCCACCATAGGAGTCGCTCTTGCCATGGTACGGGATATGGTGGAGCGGACGGTGTCAAGTCCTTCCCAGGAAGATATCTTAAGCATTCGCAGGGAAGTAGAACAGAAAGCAATCCAGAGCGGCGCTGCGCCGGGGACCATTGAGGTTCATGTAGAAGTGGATACGCAAAAAAACCTTCTAAGGGCAATTGCTGTAGGTGCCACGGAAATGAGAAGTAAGGTCCTGGGCAATACAAAACTGACGGTTGATGAGCTCCTTAAGATTTGCGCCGAAAATATGGATGGGAATCCGGGAGAATTATCCATAACCGCACAAAACGGAGTGATGTATGCCGTGCAGTCCCAGAGACTGGAAAAGAAATTTCTGGGATTGTTGAAAAAGAAAACAACTCCCCTGCGTCTGATTGATGAAGAAGGCGTGATCCGCCTTCAGAAAAGCAATGCTCAGGTTTCAGAGGTGAAAATTGCGGACTGGGAAACAAAAATCGAATGGTATTTGGAAGAGATGACGGTGTTTAATGATGGCGGTGCCAATCTGCCCAATATCTATCTGGTATCAGGGAAAAGGGTCATTGATTTATCCGGACTCCAGAGTAAAGCACAAATTTGTGCACTGGGAAATGCAGAACTGACAGGTTTTGGCAATGATGAAAAAATCCTGATCATTGCAACCGGCCGGACAGAAGGATAA
- a CDS encoding C4-dicarboxylate ABC transporter encodes MLQGTCIIIAFLVIAAFMMAKKLPTLLALPFLAVVICVIAGVPAVGVNGEGAQIGWLSTVLEAGTVRMGSAIMAVIFGAWLGQLMNKTGVTENIIKKSAELGGDRPLIVTLIMVTAVALLFTTLNGLGSVIMVGTIVLPILISVGVPAISAASIFLMAFAVGLSFNIANWTSFSSIFGLEIEKIKGFEVYMLAVTLIATIILIFVEFKKNGVKFAFSAPVSDQIQAKQLRGTAGGLAMITPLVPIILVAFLKVPVVPSFLAGIFWILLFTSKSFSKAMNLLVKTCYDGITDAAPAIILMVGIGILYLAVTHAMVKEVLNPFLLAVIPTSKVGYIIFFSILAPLSLYRGPMNLFGLGSGIAALVIGLGTLNPQAVMGAFLSAERIQGCGDPTNTQNVWTANFAEVDVNTITKKLLPYLWTISVIGVIISAFIYF; translated from the coding sequence ATGTTACAGGGAACATGTATCATCATTGCTTTTCTTGTTATTGCAGCATTTATGATGGCAAAAAAACTGCCTACTTTGCTGGCTCTGCCTTTTCTGGCTGTTGTCATCTGCGTGATTGCAGGAGTTCCGGCAGTGGGAGTTAATGGAGAAGGGGCTCAGATCGGCTGGCTTTCCACTGTTTTAGAGGCCGGTACTGTCAGAATGGGATCTGCGATTATGGCAGTTATCTTCGGTGCATGGCTGGGACAGTTGATGAATAAGACTGGAGTGACCGAAAATATCATCAAAAAAAGTGCAGAGCTGGGAGGTGACAGGCCGTTAATTGTTACCTTGATCATGGTAACGGCAGTTGCACTTTTGTTCACTACTTTAAATGGATTGGGTTCTGTTATTATGGTGGGAACCATTGTTCTGCCCATATTGATTTCCGTGGGTGTACCGGCCATCAGCGCTGCCAGCATCTTTTTGATGGCATTTGCGGTGGGACTCAGTTTTAATATTGCAAACTGGACATCATTTTCCAGCATATTCGGATTGGAAATTGAGAAAATTAAAGGGTTTGAAGTCTATATGCTGGCTGTAACGCTGATCGCGACTATAATCCTGATTTTTGTGGAGTTCAAAAAGAATGGAGTAAAATTTGCTTTTTCCGCACCTGTTTCAGATCAGATCCAGGCAAAGCAATTAAGAGGAACAGCCGGTGGGCTTGCCATGATCACACCACTTGTTCCCATCATTCTGGTAGCGTTTTTAAAGGTGCCCGTTGTTCCTTCTTTTTTGGCAGGCATATTCTGGATTCTGCTGTTTACATCCAAAAGCTTTTCTAAAGCAATGAATCTGCTTGTAAAAACCTGTTATGACGGAATTACCGATGCAGCGCCTGCAATCATCTTAATGGTGGGCATTGGAATCTTATATCTTGCAGTGACTCACGCCATGGTAAAGGAAGTGCTGAACCCATTTTTACTTGCCGTGATCCCAACTTCAAAAGTCGGATACATAATCTTTTTCTCCATTCTGGCACCATTATCCTTATACAGAGGTCCTATGAATCTGTTTGGACTCGGTTCCGGAATTGCAGCTTTGGTGATCGGTCTTGGGACACTGAATCCGCAGGCTGTTATGGGAGCTTTTCTTTCCGCAGAAAGGATTCAGGGTTGTGGGGATCCTACCAATACACAAAACGTCTGGACAGCCAATTTCGCCGAGGTGGATGTTAATACGATTACCAAAAAGCTATTGCCCTATCTTTGGACGATTTCCGTGATCGGTGTTATAATCTCGGCATTCATATACTTTTAA